The Archangium primigenium genomic interval GCTGAGCACGAGCGGCACGTCGAGCTGGGCATGGAAGCGCGGGCCCATGCGCATGAGTACGCCGGGGCCTCCCATGGGCGAGGGGCTCACGCCCCGATCGGTGAAGACGAAGCCCATGTGCCCGGCCAGCTGGAGGTCGAAGTGCACGAGCGTGCCCTCGCCGACGAGCGCCTTGCCGTAGCCGAGCGTCTGCCGCCACCCGGCGGCGAGCAGGGCCACGGGACGGTGGGCGTCGGGCACCAGGCCCGTGCGTTCGAACACCTCGGTGCCCGCCGCGCCCAGGCTCGACACGAAGAGGCCGAGCTTGAGCTCCACGCCTCCGGACTCCACCGGGTACCAGCTGGCCGAGGCCATCAGGCCCGGGTTGCTGTAGTAGTCGCCGCGGGACAGGTAGCCCAGGCCCGCCGTGGTGAAGACGTGGTGGCGCTTGAGCAGCAGGCGCCGCTCTACTCGTGCCGGCTCGCCCTCGGTGCCGGGAATCGAGGCCGTGGGGTCCGCGGCCAGCAGGGCGGTGAGCACACCGGCGAACATCATGAGCCGCTCTCCGTCAGCATGCACCCGGGCGTCTGGTTCCACACCCGCGGCTCCCCGTCCGGAGGCATGGGGTAGAGCCGCTCGCAATTCGCGCGGCACACCTCGAGCGTGTAGCGGAGGGTCTGGCTGGGGGGCTTCTGGGTCCGGGACACCGGGGCCGAGGGGACGGTGAGGGTCAGGCGGATGCGCGGGGGCTTCGTCGGCTCCACCTTCACCGCCTGCTTGCCGTACACGAAGTCGATGCCCGAGAGGACGGAGGGGGCCGCGCAGCCCTTGAACTCCCGCACCGACGCCAGCTCCTGGGACGTGAAGAGGGGATAGCCGGCGTCGGGGGGCTGCTCGAGCTGGACGAGCGGCAACTGGTTCCGGGCGGCCTCCTCCAGGGCGGCGGTCAGGCGGGCATCGGTGCTGAAGGTCCAGAGGGCGGCGAAGTCGGCGCCCAGGCCCTGTTGGGCCTCCGGGGTCGCCAGGCTCCACAGCAGCGCGGGCCCCGTGCTCCAGGAGCGCATCGCGCCGAGCTGGGACTGGAGGATCGGGGGCAGCGGCAGGTTGACGTTGTTGAAGTAGAACATCACCGGCTTGACGCGGGCCGTGCCGTAGCGCTGCACCGCGGTGTTCACCTCCGCGCCATGGGCATTGAGGTTCAACTGGCGGTTCGTGCTCTGCTGGCAGTTGGGCGACAGGTCCTGGGGGGACAGCTCCATGCCCGTGCGTCCCGAGGGCAGCAGCGCGGCGCGCAGGGTGTTGCGCAGGTGGTTGCGCACCCGGGTGCATTCGGTGGCGTCCGGGATGTTGAGATCGAAGATCAGCCCATAGACGAGCGGCGCGTCCTGGGCGCCCAGCACCTGCTCGCGCTTGAGCTGCTCGAGCTCGGGCGGGTGGGGGTCCACGAAGTAGGACTCACACGCCGTCAGCCCCAAGAACCCGAGCGCCAGCACGCCGAGCACCCGACCGGGCGACCGGCGACATTCCTGCCACTCCGTGCGCGTCACGTGAACGACCACTCCCCCGCTTTGCCTGCCGGCCTGGGCGGCATCTTTATAAGCGCAACCGGCGCACCCCTGTAAAGGCCCCCCTCGCCTCCGAGGGAAGGGGTCATGGTGGGGAGCCGAGCAGGCATCCTCCCGCCCGCACCGACAGGGCCCGTGGTTGTCGCGCTCCTCGGGGTTCCCAATCTTGTTCCCGGAGGAGATCACCTTCATGAAGCTCGCCCGCCTGTTGGTCTTGTCGCGTGTCGCCCTGTTGCCCGCCTTGATGTGGTCCGCACCGGGCGTGTGTGAGCCCCGACCTCCGGAGAAGTCGGAGGCCCTGTCCATCGCGAACCTGGTCGAGGCCGTGAAGGACTCCGTCGTCAACGTGGACGTCCAGGCCCGCGCGCCGTCGGCGGAAGGCTCCGGGGACTTCTTCGAGAAGTTCTTCGGCATGCCCAACGGCTCGGGGGGCTCGGGAGGGCTGGGGGACTCCGAGACGCGCCAGCGCATCCGGCAGGGCGAGGGGTCGGGTTTCATCATCGACGCCAACGGCCTCATCCTCACCAACAACCACGTGGTGGAGGACGCCATCGCCATCCGCATCCGCCTCAATGACGGGCGCCAGTTCGACGCCCGGGTGCTGGGGAGGGATCCGCTCACGGACCTGGCGCTGCTCAAGCTCCAGGGCGACGTGAAGAACCTGCCCGTGGCGCGGCTGGGAGACTCGGACGCCGTGCGTGTGGGCGACACGGTGGTGGCCATCGGCAACCCGTTCGGTCTCACCTCCAGTGTCAGCGCGGGCATCCTCTCGGCCCGGGCCCGGGACATCCAGTCCGGCCCCTACGACAACTTCCTGCAGACGGATGCCGCCATCAACCCGGGCAACTCGGGCGGCCCGCTCTTCAACGATCGGGGCGAGGTCATCGGCATCAACACCGCCATCGTGGGCGGCGGCTCGGGCATCGGCTTCGCGGTGCCCTCGAGCATGGCCCAGAAGCTCCTGCCCCAACTGCAGAAGGGGCAGATCCACCGCGGTTGGCTCGGGGTGGCGGTGCAGGATCTGACGCCGGAGCTGGCCCAGGCGCTGCGGGTGCCGATGACCCAGGGCGCCATCGTCACCGACGTGCAGCCGGGCACGCCGTCCGCGGACGCGGGCCTGCGGCGCGACGACATCCTCA includes:
- a CDS encoding Do family serine endopeptidase — encoded protein: MKLARLLVLSRVALLPALMWSAPGVCEPRPPEKSEALSIANLVEAVKDSVVNVDVQARAPSAEGSGDFFEKFFGMPNGSGGSGGLGDSETRQRIRQGEGSGFIIDANGLILTNNHVVEDAIAIRIRLNDGRQFDARVLGRDPLTDLALLKLQGDVKNLPVARLGDSDAVRVGDTVVAIGNPFGLTSSVSAGILSARARDIQSGPYDNFLQTDAAINPGNSGGPLFNDRGEVIGINTAIVGGGSGIGFAVPSSMAQKLLPQLQKGQIHRGWLGVAVQDLTPELAQALRVPMTQGAIVTDVQPGTPSADAGLRRDDILTAIDGKPIESSRALTREVGFRQPQEALTLTVYRDGKSRQLKAKLGERPDLEGNASAPPPEARAADSGRELGLSLREADPRLTPGVKGGALLVDVAPGSPAERAGLQPGMTIVEAGGKPVRGAQALTQLLKGQKPGAVVLLRVQVGKSRLLRALPIPAGS